From the genome of Oryza glaberrima chromosome 1, OglaRS2, whole genome shotgun sequence:
TGTTGGGAGGGAAGGGGTTTGAACACCTAGCTAGGTTCAAACACACCAAGTTTGTATCAGGGTTCACCTCTTCGATTTAATATTGGATTCCGAACACGGTGATATGATTTTCTTTggccaaaatttgataaattttgattaatttcGGTTGAATTTTACcacttcaaattcaaattatcaAAAACTATTCGAAATTTCACTTATAATCTACTTTCATCCCACATCGAAACAACGTGGTTTTCGATCAGTTTTAGTTAAAAATAGACCCTGGTTAGTACTGATCTCGGTGATCATTTATCCTAACTTCGCCCCTAGAGCGAACGCTGAACTTCCCCTCTCAGAATATTGTCCACCCGTCGGGCGTGGGAGCGGTGAAGCACGCACGGAAGCAGCCAGGCCAAGGCTACGTGACAGCAACGGGTGCCGTGTTGCCGAGGCAGGCCACCAAAGCCAGTAGGGCCCTGATGATTAGCAACAAAAGCGGGTGCCTGCCGTGTGGGCTGCGCTGCATCCATCGGTCGGTCCATCGccctccctccccatccccACCGTCACCGaagcgacgcgacgcgacgcgactgCTGCTTGGGATTTGATTAGTTGTGTTGAGAGATGGCCACACCGCAACTGCTGCTacgccgcgccttctcctcctccttcctctcctccccattCCGCCGCCCGCCACTCCACCCCGCCCGCTCCTTCGTTCCCCCCCGCGCCGCCATGgcatcctccgccgcgccgttcCACATGGTCCAGATCCAGCGCGACGACACGGTCAGTCACTCTCACTCCACTCACCCTACGCTCGCCCAATCAGTCCCCCCCTCCCTAGGGTTTTGGGTTTTCCCGTTTCCCACTGTTTTTATTTAGGAAATATATGTTCGGCCCGCTTCGTTGCGCTTTAGCTCCCGCTTCTTGTGATTTCCCCCCCATTTTTTAGAGAATCATCCATGCTTCTTGTGGTCGAGGAGGTGATCTTTGAGACATGAATATATTCGTTTTTAGAACTCACTTTGCCGCTTTTTCCCCGCCTTCCCGCATTGGCTTTACCTTTAACCCTTTCTCCCCTAATTAGATGGCACATAATGCTATTGAGTCATGACAAATAGTTCTGGCTGTCATGAATTTGGTGGATACTCGGTATGCGTTGAGATTGTTGTGTCGTTATGTGGAGTAATACAACGATTAATCCATTCGTTTCCGGTTTTCTTTTGCCTAATACGGAAACCGTTTGCATCCTTTTCCTTGTATTAGTTTCTATGGTATATACATAGAATTGATCGAAGTATTGCAGACGCGAACTTGCTGGTACGGTTTTACAGTGCCAACGATTTCACCTGGACTATTCCAGATGTTTCAGCTTATCTGTGCCTTTTCATATATTCACTTGATTATTCTGTCCATACAGCTTACCTGAGGTTGTTATTTGTTGGTAAGAATGTGCATTAGCCTTGTACGAAGTAGGTACCCAATTTCTCTCCAACCAGAAAATTGTAAATGTGGGACACTTTTAAAATTTCTCCTAATCTAAGATCAGTTAGCTACTTAGCTCAATGAACTAAATTGGCTGGAAAGACAGCTTGCTATAAATATGTGGTGATtggtgaaaataaaaaaaagatgatgtCACTGAGGCATTAGTCAAATTTATGTGAGTTTTGGAGGCATATGCCATCACTTGATGCTCTGATGCTCCCACTTTCCTCTAATCACCGAGTAAGCATTACTTCCTTCAATATACAATGCATACTGTATTAAACTTCATTACTGCAGTATGACAGCGGACATAACCTACTATAGTAGTAATTGTAAATAAACTACCATCTCAAAAAAATGTACTTTGTAAACTAGGGCATATCACAGCCataactgaaaaaaaagaagtgccaatattttttttcttgatttcttgcaaGCTAATATTAAGATTCTGCAACCTTCACTCTACATCATGAGAGTTGCTCTTTATATCGTAACGGTCGCAGTGTGACACTAAGTCAATAGTACTTGTACATGATACTATCTTTTTCTCTGTAGTAATCTGGTAATGTGGTTTACTCATAAATTAATCTAATGCTAATCTGCAGACTTTTGATGCCTATGTTGTTGGAAAAGAGAATGCTCCTGGAATTGTTGTTTTGCAAGAGTGGTGGGGGGTTGACTATGAGATCAAGAATCATGCTGTCCACATTTCCCAAATTGGTGAAGGATACAGAGCTCTCATTCCAGAGTAAGATCATATCTTGTGGTTCTTTATTTTGCAAGAATTTCCTCATTTGTCACAAAGTTAAAATGGCATAATCACATTTTCCAGAGAGTTTGTGTGCTCTTTTTCTGTTGAGTTTGATGCAAATCAGTTCATTTGCCACAATAGAGCCACCTCTCCTGCTTCTCCCGAGAATGACCATTGTGGGTGACTTCATCGTCTTCAACGCATGCGCTGACTCCAGCCATCATCACGCCATGCCAGCTACTGTTGCATCCCCCCATGCTGGCTCCAATGTCGCCTTTGGTTAGGAGCTaggagagagggaaggaaggTGGAGGAACAATATGGGAAAGGAGGCAGATGGCTGGGCATGGGAGCTCATTCTCGGGAGAAGCAGGAGAGGTGGCTGGAGCTTACGCATAATCGTTGTGCATGTCATTGTGGCACATGAGGAAATTCCCATTCAACTCTTGTAAATTTGAGCATGCCACTCAACTTCTTTGCACACAGCAAATTTTCATTCTTTAGCAATAATTAGCATCACGTATTCAAAAACAAAGTTCTAGGAATGGATGCTTCATAAATCTTAATACTTAGCATTTCGTTTCTCAGCCAAGAAACTTGTTTACCAACGTGCCTTTTTCTTCAGTTTGTATCGTGGTAAGGTTGCTCTTGATGTAGCGGAAGCTCAGCATCTGATGGAAGGTCTAGACTGGCCGGGTGCGGTCAAGGATATTCAGGCTTCAGTTAAATGGCTCAAGGCAAATGGATCACCCAAGGTAGGGCTCATATTTGTTCTTGTTTCATTGTTTTCTCATGTTTTCTGTACTACTGAAATTATATCTCCGTCCACCATCCAAATATTTTCAGATGCCATGACATATTTACCCAACTAACTCGTAACTAATTATTTCTGTTTGCTGACTGAACTTCACTGGTAGATTTAAAAGAACTAGAGAGTTAAAAATGCAGCATTTGTATCTTGTTACATGCTTACTTTAGATAGAGGTACCTCGGGCAGAAATTTCAGCAATAGCAATTGATTGGTTTGAGTAACAGGGAGACAGAAGAAGTAAGAGCATTGTTGCAGTGATAAGTTGTGCTGATGGAGAGGGAAGGAGATTTCTTAACTCTTACTTTCCATAATGGCAGGTGTATAGTCTTTAAAGGAACTGGCCCTAACAAATGTTATTTAGAGATGACTTAGTAACCAGAAGATAAACATCGTAACTGTCAGATTCTTGGTTACAGAAAATAAACCTAGGTATATTCCTTGATTTCCTACATATGCCTTTTCATGGGAAGTAACTAATCATGGGGATAGATTACTCAGCTGAGTTGGTTGCTTGCCATGTGCCTAACTTGCTGCACCTTTTAGGGGTGTACACATGATGTATTGACATATTATCCTAATTGATGGATGAAacctagcaaaaaaaaaaaaaaacttgtctaCATTCTGATGAAACCATGCAGAATGTAATGAATTGCATTATGATAACTTATATTCCTCCATGTAGGTTGGTGTTACTGGATATTGCATGGGAGGCGCTTTGTCAATTGCAAGTGGAGTTTCAGTCCCAGAGGTTGATGCTGTTGTGGCTTTCTATGGGACACCACCTTCTGAGCTTGCCGATGCTTCCAAGGCCCAGGCTCCCATCCAGGCTCATTTTGGGGAGCTTGACAGTTTTGTTGGATTTGCAGATGTCACGGTAAGACCACCTCTCATATGTTTTGTCTATTTTGCTATGTATTGACATTATGCTTGGGGCAACTTGTTTAAATTTCACATTCATATACTAGTATCGGCATTGTTGAATAGTTACCTTTTTTGTTCAAGGAAGGGCTTGATTCCATACAATTTATCTGCCTAGAATGATGTACATTGGACTAGAGAATGATTAGAGTCTACTTATAGATGCTCAATTGAGCATTTTGACCTGAAAAATCTAATATTATTAATAGGGGCACTTATTAATATAATGTTTCAGGCAGCCAAGTCGCTGGAGGAGAAGCTCAAGTCATCTGGCGTGCCACATGAAGTCCACATCTACCCTGGCTGCTCGCATGCTTTTATGAACACATCACCTGAGGCCGtcaagaggaggaaggagatgggTCTGACTGATGAGAACCAGGCAGCAATTGACCTGGCCTGGTCTCGCTTCTCGACTTGGATGGGTCGTTTCCTTGGATCGGCGTGAGCCATTTACGCATATATGTTGTCAACCTGTCAGGTTGTATGAATAAAATCATTCAGGCCAGATGCAGAGTAATTAAGTATACCCAAACCAAATAATTGTGCTGTGTTGGACTATGTGAACATGCCATGCTTTGGTTTGCGAATTATCTGTGGTTTTACTGTGCTTTCGAGATTGCATATATATTCTGCGTTGGCCTCAATTTCTTGAATATCTGCCGCAGGGAGCGGGATTTGATTGTGAAACTCGGCTCAAGTAGAATCCAGCGATGAACTAGGGTCGAGAACGGATCCTGCCGAAAATTCAAAGAGTTCCTATAAAATTTGTAAGGAACTTTGTTAGCAaagaatatttttgaaaaaaaaaattcaatttccATTCAGTTTGTGAACCGCACAgtcaaaagaaaacaatttaCAAGGAAAGAGGCTTAGGAAAGAGGCTTTCCTCCCTTAAAagtaaaggaataagttcactttagatctCTTATATTGAGATCGAGTTTGAATCATGTTCTTAATCATAATAACAAATATAAGTGTCTCTTGTCTTGTAATACTAGAGTACCAAGGTGTGAGAGCATTATTGTGCCTAGTTTTAGCTGACATGGCAAGCTAAGTTAGTATGAGACGCATGTGGATCTTATATGTCATGGCCTGCACAACTCGCACCTTACCGTCCTCCCTTGTGATCTCTTCTGTTACTATTTCTACACATTTGTTGTTGACATTGATCTCCCTCGTACTGAAGATATATCTGACGGCAATTTATATTACACAGAAATTAAATAAAGTTGTTTGGGTTTGCAGATACTATATAATTATTGCGTCAAAGCGGAATGGACAAACATCTGTTCCTACTGAAACATGTAACTCCATGCTCTAATTACTAACAGTGGAACAGGAATTGGCAAAATTAACCAAAAGTAAGAGGTATTCTGGTGTCAGTTTGTAGTAAGATAATAAAGCAAAAGAAGGAACAGGTGGCAGTGAAGTTACCGTAACACATGGTTGGGACCTGCAGATTTTGTCACGCTCATTACCGCACCCCGCATGATTAGAAACAAAGAGGGGAATTCGTGTCCAAACTGCTTACTCCACAAGGCCACCTAATTAATTCCCAACGCTTCCCGTGCCTATGATACCATCACTTCTTGCATCGATCGTGCATAGCCAAGTTCCCCGTTCTAAACTCTAACAACATCTAGATTTTTCCTCGATTTC
Proteins encoded in this window:
- the LOC127773321 gene encoding uncharacterized protein LOC127773321; the protein is MATPQLLLRRAFSSSFLSSPFRRPPLHPARSFVPPRAAMASSAAPFHMVQIQRDDTTFDAYVVGKENAPGIVVLQEWWGVDYEIKNHAVHISQIGEGYRALIPDLYRGKVALDVAEAQHLMEGLDWPGAVKDIQASVKWLKANGSPKVGVTGYCMGGALSIASGVSVPEVDAVVAFYGTPPSELADASKAQAPIQAHFGELDSFVGFADVTAAKSLEEKLKSSGVPHEVHIYPGCSHAFMNTSPEAVKRRKEMGLTDENQAAIDLAWSRFSTWMGRFLGSA